The Georgenia sp. TF02-10 genome window below encodes:
- a CDS encoding prepilin peptidase yields the protein MTTAAPVPVPASAWAAGASLALLAAVGLAVAGSPLVLAGAWLTAVATVLAIVDARSHRLPDRLLGPGAAGLVLLLAATAAATNSWAALGRAVTAAAVCATGYLLLALVRAGGLGLGDVKLAGLLGLWLGWWDWSAVAAGVLAGFVLGGAWALLLLVTRRARRDTAVAFGPWMILGAALATAAAAGSTA from the coding sequence ATGACGACGGCGGCCCCGGTCCCGGTCCCGGCGAGCGCCTGGGCCGCGGGGGCGTCGCTGGCCCTGCTGGCGGCGGTCGGGCTCGCCGTCGCCGGCTCCCCGCTCGTCCTGGCCGGTGCCTGGCTCACCGCCGTCGCCACCGTCCTCGCGATCGTCGACGCCCGCAGCCACCGGCTCCCGGACCGCCTGCTCGGCCCCGGCGCGGCGGGCCTGGTGCTGCTGCTCGCGGCGACCGCCGCGGCCACCAACTCCTGGGCGGCGCTCGGCCGGGCCGTCACCGCCGCGGCGGTGTGCGCGACCGGCTACCTCCTCCTCGCCCTCGTCCGGGCCGGCGGGCTGGGGCTGGGCGACGTCAAGCTCGCCGGCCTGCTCGGACTCTGGCTCGGCTGGTGGGACTGGTCGGCGGTTGCCGCGGGCGTCCTTGCCGGGTTCGTCCTGGGCGGGGCCTGGGCGTTGCTGCTGCTGGTGACCCGGCGCGCACGCCGGGACACCGCCGTCGCCTTCGGCCCCTGGATGATCCTCGGCGCCGCCCTGGCGACGGCGGCCGCGGCCGGCTCGACCGCATGA
- a CDS encoding shikimate dehydrogenase encodes MSRTGEPAPAGVAATGEDLTAPGITHRAAVLGHPVAHSLSPALHRAAYDALGLTGWGYGLQDVTAAELPAVLAQLDASWAGLSLTMPLKQAVLPHLDVLDPLAEVTGVVNTVVVQPGRAGAAGPLVGFNTDIHGIVAALREGAGPGWTPRRAAVLGARATATSALAALTELGAASTDLVARSVAGPGSAAAAAHRMGVAVRHVPWASAQTAAAALAGADVVVSTVPAGVADDVAAALTEALAGGEAAAADRAGPLTGRVLLDVVYDPWPTPLATAWQAAGGTVVPGWAMLVHQAEAQVRLMTGRSPDVAAMRAALLAERARRAAGGAVPPAPPPFPAVRQG; translated from the coding sequence ATGAGCCGCACCGGTGAGCCGGCGCCCGCCGGCGTCGCCGCGACCGGGGAGGACCTCACCGCCCCGGGCATCACGCACCGGGCGGCCGTCCTGGGGCACCCCGTCGCGCACTCCCTGTCCCCGGCGCTGCACCGGGCCGCCTACGACGCCCTCGGCCTGACCGGCTGGGGCTACGGCCTCCAGGACGTCACGGCGGCCGAGCTGCCCGCGGTGCTCGCCCAGCTCGATGCCAGCTGGGCCGGGCTCTCCCTGACCATGCCGCTCAAGCAGGCGGTGCTGCCCCACCTCGACGTCCTCGACCCGCTCGCCGAGGTCACCGGCGTCGTCAACACCGTGGTGGTCCAGCCCGGCCGGGCCGGCGCGGCGGGACCGCTGGTCGGGTTCAACACCGACATCCACGGCATCGTCGCCGCGCTGCGGGAGGGCGCTGGGCCGGGCTGGACGCCCCGGCGCGCCGCGGTGCTGGGGGCGCGGGCGACGGCGACCTCCGCCCTCGCTGCACTGACCGAGCTCGGCGCCGCCAGCACGGACCTGGTGGCGCGGTCGGTGGCCGGGCCGGGCTCGGCGGCCGCTGCCGCGCACCGGATGGGGGTCGCCGTCAGGCACGTGCCGTGGGCCAGCGCGCAGACCGCGGCCGCCGCGCTGGCCGGCGCGGACGTCGTCGTCTCCACCGTCCCGGCCGGCGTGGCGGACGACGTCGCCGCGGCGCTGACGGAGGCCCTGGCCGGCGGTGAGGCAGCCGCCGCCGACCGCGCTGGACCGTTGACCGGGCGGGTGCTGCTCGACGTCGTCTACGACCCCTGGCCCACCCCGCTGGCCACCGCCTGGCAGGCAGCCGGCGGGACCGTCGTGCCCGGCTGGGCGATGCTCGTCCACCAGGCCGAGGCGCAAGTGCGGCTGATGACCGGCCGGAGCCCGGACGTCGCCGCGATGCGCGCCGCGCTGCTGGCCGAGCGCGCCCGGCGCGCCGCCGGGGGAGCGGTGCCGCCCGCGCCACCGCCCTTCCCGGCCGTCCGGCAGGGCTGA
- the aroD gene encoding type I 3-dehydroquinate dehydratase yields MRHVTVKDVVLGQGRPKVIVPLTGATEEELLAQARALAEQPVDVVEWRVDLLDGAADTAAVARAAGSVRAAVGGRPLLVSVRTAGQGGRLAVDDGAYGDLLQVLLATGAADLVDVEAERDAAVRRLLLAAARDAGAAVVMSHHDFRATLAEDEIVGRLRDMQDQGADVTKVAVMPHGPGDVLTLLQAAWTMRSRYADRPLIAIAMDRVGLVSRLAGGVFGSAATFATVGVASAPGQAPLAEVRAVLELLHGLGD; encoded by the coding sequence ATGCGTCACGTCACGGTCAAGGACGTCGTCCTCGGGCAGGGCCGCCCGAAGGTGATCGTCCCGCTCACCGGGGCGACCGAGGAGGAGCTCCTCGCCCAGGCACGTGCCCTGGCCGAGCAGCCGGTCGACGTCGTGGAGTGGCGGGTGGACCTGCTCGACGGCGCCGCGGACACCGCCGCGGTGGCTCGCGCTGCCGGGTCCGTGCGGGCCGCGGTGGGCGGGCGCCCGCTGCTGGTCTCGGTGCGCACCGCCGGGCAGGGCGGGCGGCTCGCGGTGGACGACGGCGCGTACGGGGATCTGCTCCAGGTGCTGCTGGCGACCGGCGCCGCCGACCTGGTCGACGTCGAGGCCGAGCGGGACGCGGCGGTCCGGCGCCTGCTGCTCGCCGCCGCCCGCGACGCCGGGGCCGCCGTCGTGATGTCCCACCATGACTTCCGGGCGACACTGGCGGAGGACGAGATCGTCGGCCGGCTGCGCGACATGCAGGACCAGGGCGCCGACGTCACCAAGGTCGCCGTCATGCCGCACGGCCCGGGCGACGTGCTGACCCTGCTGCAGGCCGCGTGGACCATGCGCAGCAGGTACGCGGACCGACCCCTCATCGCGATCGCGATGGACCGGGTGGGTCTGGTCTCCCGGCTCGCCGGTGGCGTCTTCGGCTCGGCGGCCACGTTCGCCACCGTCGGTGTCGCGTCCGCCCCAGGCCAGGCGCCGCTGGCGGAGGTGCGCGCCGTGCTCGAGCTGCTCCACGGGCTGGGCGATTGA